The following are encoded together in the Salvia hispanica cultivar TCC Black 2014 chromosome 6, UniMelb_Shisp_WGS_1.0, whole genome shotgun sequence genome:
- the LOC125196693 gene encoding eEF1A lysine and N-terminal methyltransferase, which produces MTAGKSPAAGSSTSTQAYGEAWYWDNRYSQDPSTFDWYQKYPSLAPLIRLYIPAHHHPILVVGCGNSGFSEEMADDGYNEVINVDISRVVIEAMQTKYSDTPMLKYMVMDVRDMSAFDTRSFAAVIDKGTLDSLLCGHNSRQNAAKMLEEVWRVLKDKGVYILITYGSPVYRLPVLKELSWTIKLHVIGKLQSGNTSNLTRDLTTPIPLDANGGSTESVGMNADVHYIYVCIKDESGKNKA; this is translated from the exons ATGACGGCGGGCAAATCTCCGGCGGCCGGCAGCTCCACCAGCACGCAGGCCTACGGAGAAGCATGGTATTGGGACAACCGCTACTCTCAGGATCCCTCCACCTTCGATTGGTACCAAAAATACCCCTCCCTCGCCCCCCTCATCCGTCTCTACATCCCCGCCCACCACCACCCCATTCTCGTCGTCGGCTGCGGCAATTCCG GTTTTAGTGAGGAAATGGCTGATGATGGATACAATGAAGTGATCAATGTTGATATCTCCAGAGTGGTGATCGAAGCAATGCAAACCAAGTACTCGGATACTCCGATGCTGAAAT ATATGGTTATGGATGTACGAGATATGAGTGCCTTTGACACGAGATCTTTTGCTGCTGTTATAGATAAAG GGACACTGGACTCTCTTTTG TGTGGCCACAACTCACGACAAAATGCTGCTAAAATGCTTGAGGAGGTCTGGAG GGTACTCAAGGATAAAGGAGTATATATTCTG ATTACGTATGGGTCGCCAGTTTATCGACTACCAGTATTGAAAGAATTATCTTGGACTATTAAGCTTCATGTGATAG GGAAACTTCAATCTGGTAATACTTCAAATTTGACCAGGGATCTGACAACTCCAATTCCTTTAGATGCAAATGGAGGCTCAACAGAAAGTGTAGGAATGAATGCTGATGTTCACTATATTTATGTGTGTATTAAG GATGAGTCTGGGAAGAACAAAGCATGA